The Halarchaeum grantii genome contains the following window.
ATCCACCACGTCACCGGACTCGCCGGCGACGCACAGGCGAACCTCGACTTCTACACCGAGGTGTTGGGCCTCCGGCTCGTCCGGCGCACCGTCAACCTCGAGGACGTCCTCCAGTACCACCTCCTCTTCGGGAACGCCGACGGGTCGCCCGGTACCGTCTACACGAGTTTTCCCGCTCGCGAGGCCGAGGACGGACGCGTCGGCCCGCCACAGCCCGCGAGCATGGCGTTCGCCGTCCCCGAGGACTCCCTCGGCTACTGGCGCGAGCGCCTCGCCGACTGCGGCGTCGCGTCCGAGGAAGAGACGCGCTTCGGGCCGGACGCCCGGTACGCTGACGACGCGAGTCCCGCGCCGCGCGCGGAAACGGCGCTCCGGTTCAGCGACCCCGACGGCACCCGCATCGAACTCGTCGAGGCCGACCAGCCGGTCGAGCCGTGGACGAGTCGCGTCCCCGAGGCGCACGCAATCAGGGGCTTCTTCGGCGTCGCCGTCCTCTCCGTCGAGCCCTACGCGACCGCGAGCGTCCTCGATACCCTCGGGTTCGACCTCGTCGCACAGGACGGCGACCGGATACGCTATCGCGCCCCCGGGGACGTCGGCGCCACGATCGACGTCCTCGACCGCGACGTCCCGTTCGGCCGCGAGGGCGCGGGCGTCCTCCACCACGTCGCCGTCCGCGTCGCCGACGAGGCCGAGCTCCACGAGTGGCGCGACCTCTTCGCCGAGCGCGACCTCCGCGTCTCGCGCGTCAAGGACCGCCACGTCTTCCACTCGCTCTACGTCCGCGAACCCGGCGGCATCCTCTTCGAACTCGCCACGGACGGCCCCGGCGTCACCGTCGACCAGCCCCGCGAACGGCTCGGCGAGGAGCTCGTCCTCCCCGGCCGCTACGAGGAGGACCGCGACCTCGTCGAATCGCAACTCCCCGCACTCGACTACACGCCGTGAGCGAGCGCTTCCTCCCGACGACGCCCGAGGACCCCCACCGCGACCAGCCGCTCGTCACCAGCGGCGCGCCGCTCCCCGCCGCCGAGGTCGGCGTCATCCTCCTGCACGGCCGCGGCGAGTCCGCGACGAGCATCACGCGCATCGCCGAGGAGTTCTACCGCCACGGCGTCGCCTTCCTCGCGCCCCAAGCCGCGAAGTACACGTGGTATCCGCACGCCTATGAGGCGCCCGTCGATGCGAACGAGCCGTGGCTCACCTCCGGCGTGGACGCCGTCGCGCGCGCCGTCGACACCGCCGGCGACGCCGGCCTCTCCCCCGAGACCCTCGTCGTCTTCGGCTTCAGTCAGGGCGCCTGTCTCGCCGCCGAGTTCCTCCGCCGACGGCCGCGACGCTACGGCGGCGCGTTCGTCCTCGCGGGCGCACTCCCCGGGGGCGACGCGTGCGAGGTGGCGGGGTCGCTCGACGGGACGCCGGTCTTCTGCGGCGTCGGCGAGAACGACCCCGAAGTCAGCGTCGACGCCGTCGAACGCACCGGCGACGCCCTCGCGGAACTGGGTGCGGACGTCACGCTCGAGACGTACCCCGACGCCCCACACCGCATCACCGACGGCGAGATGGCCGCCGTCGAGGCGCGACTCGACGACCTGCTCGAAAAGTAGCCCGTTACCCGATGTAGCGCAGGTCCTCGTCCGCGCCCGCGCTCGGCCCCTGCTCCATCTGCTGCATCTGCTCGACGACGTCCTCCATCTCGTCGGCGCGCTCGTCGAGCGCCTCGAAGTCCACGGTGAGTCCGAGGAGGTTCTCCAGCACCTCGAGGACGGCGCGCGCGCTCTTCGGGTCGACGAGGTAGCCGGACGTCTCGCCCATCAGGCAGGCGGCCTCGAAGCCGCGCTCCGCGCCGAGCCCCACGAGGAGGCCGGACGTCCCGACGATGCCGCCGGAGGGCTCCTCCGCGCGGAACTCCACGCCGGCGTCCTCGAGGGCGTCCTTCTGTGCCTCGTCGCCGACCGCGCCGACGACCGCGTGGTCCTCGACGAGTTCACCCGTCGGGACGCCGCCGAGCGCGTACACGTCGGTGACGCCGAACTCGTCGGCGACGTCGAGGAACGCGTCCGTCAGCCGGTAGTGGCCCCGGTTGTCCGTCGCCTGATGATCGCCCGTCAGCACGAGGAGGTCGCGCTCATCGGACTCGATCGCGTGGAACTCGGCGTCCGCGAGCGAGGCGATGCTCTCCTCGCTCACCGTCACCTGCGGCGGGAACAGCTCGGAGTGCACGCGGCGTACGAGCGTCGACTCCGACTCCTCGACGAGATGCTCGGCGACGAGTTTCCCGACGTGTCCCACACCGGGAAGCCCCTCGACGAGAACCGGGTCGTCCAACTCTACGTCCGCGACGACCTCGATGTCGACTTCGTCCATGCGTCCTAGTCGCGGACGCGGCGCTTAAGTTTGCGTCGGTACTCACCGTACGGGTCGTCGGGGTCGAACGGCGCGGGCGCGGAGTTCTCCGTCTGCTCGCCACACTCCGGACAGGTCGCAGAAAGCGTGTAAACCGGGTCGTCGTGCTCGCGGCAGATCCGGATGTCCGAGTGCACGAGCCTACGCTTCTTCTTCGAGTTGTCGCTCGCGGTGGAACTCGCCCGCGCCACCGCGCGACTCGATGTCGTCTGCCGCGCGCGCGGCCGCAGCCTCGAGTTCGTCCTCGGCGGTCTTGTAGGTCGGCGCCTCGACGCGGATGCGGTACTCGGGCGCGCCGACGTACGTCACTTCGAGGTCGGCTTCCTCGGGGACCACGTCCTCGTTCTCCGCCGCCTTCAGCGACTCCTTGATGTCGTCGACGCCGTCGGGCGCCGGCGACTCGAGGTGGACGTAGCCCGTCACCGTGACGTAGGGGACGGAGACGTTCTCGCGGGCCGTCGAGACGACGGCGTCGACCTCGTCCTCCTCGAGGTCGAGCCCCTCAAGGGCCTCGGCGCCGTGGATGGCGGCCTGCTCGAAGCCGTCGTAGAGCGAGCCGAACTCGGCGACGAGCTCGTCCGCGACGTCGCGGAACTGCTCGTCGGAGACCTCCTCGCCGAAGGCGAGTTCCATCCACTTGTCCGCCTTCTGCTCGTTCTTCCAGTCCTGGATGGCCTCCGAGCGCTGGTGGTCGTTGACGTCCTTGATCGAGAGGTCGATCTGCTGGGAGGAGCGGTCGATGTCGAGGACCTTCGCCACGACGGTCTGCCCCTCGCGGACGTGGTCGCGGACGTTCTTGATCCAGCCGCTCGCGACCTCGCTGATGTGGACCAGCCCGCGCTTATCGCGGTACTCCTCGAGGTCGACGAAGACGCCGAAGTCCTCGATCTCGTCGACTTTCCCGACGACGAGTTCGCCCGGCTCGGGCCAGCCCTCGTACTTCATCGGGCCTCGACGGTCTCCGTGACCTCGCCTTCGAGGACCGCCTTCCCGCCGGTCGGGCGCGCGAGCGTCGTGCCGCAGACGGCGCACGCGACCGTCGAGGAAGCCTTCTCGAAGACGATCTGTTCGTTCTCACAGTCCGGGCATTGAACGCGGAAGAAGTTTCCAGACATGGATTACTCCTGGAACTCCAGCTTGCCGGC
Protein-coding sequences here:
- a CDS encoding VOC family protein; amino-acid sequence: MLSDTPGIHHVTGLAGDAQANLDFYTEVLGLRLVRRTVNLEDVLQYHLLFGNADGSPGTVYTSFPAREAEDGRVGPPQPASMAFAVPEDSLGYWRERLADCGVASEEETRFGPDARYADDASPAPRAETALRFSDPDGTRIELVEADQPVEPWTSRVPEAHAIRGFFGVAVLSVEPYATASVLDTLGFDLVAQDGDRIRYRAPGDVGATIDVLDRDVPFGREGAGVLHHVAVRVADEAELHEWRDLFAERDLRVSRVKDRHVFHSLYVREPGGILFELATDGPGVTVDQPRERLGEELVLPGRYEEDRDLVESQLPALDYTP
- a CDS encoding alpha/beta hydrolase produces the protein MSERFLPTTPEDPHRDQPLVTSGAPLPAAEVGVILLHGRGESATSITRIAEEFYRHGVAFLAPQAAKYTWYPHAYEAPVDANEPWLTSGVDAVARAVDTAGDAGLSPETLVVFGFSQGACLAAEFLRRRPRRYGGAFVLAGALPGGDACEVAGSLDGTPVFCGVGENDPEVSVDAVERTGDALAELGADVTLETYPDAPHRITDGEMAAVEARLDDLLEK
- a CDS encoding proteasome assembly chaperone family protein, translated to MDEVDIEVVADVELDDPVLVEGLPGVGHVGKLVAEHLVEESESTLVRRVHSELFPPQVTVSEESIASLADAEFHAIESDERDLLVLTGDHQATDNRGHYRLTDAFLDVADEFGVTDVYALGGVPTGELVEDHAVVGAVGDEAQKDALEDAGVEFRAEEPSGGIVGTSGLLVGLGAERGFEAACLMGETSGYLVDPKSARAVLEVLENLLGLTVDFEALDERADEMEDVVEQMQQMEQGPSAGADEDLRYIG
- a CDS encoding RNA-protein complex protein Nop10, with protein sequence MHSDIRICREHDDPVYTLSATCPECGEQTENSAPAPFDPDDPYGEYRRKLKRRVRD
- a CDS encoding translation initiation factor IF-2 subunit alpha encodes the protein MKYEGWPEPGELVVGKVDEIEDFGVFVDLEEYRDKRGLVHISEVASGWIKNVRDHVREGQTVVAKVLDIDRSSQQIDLSIKDVNDHQRSEAIQDWKNEQKADKWMELAFGEEVSDEQFRDVADELVAEFGSLYDGFEQAAIHGAEALEGLDLEEDEVDAVVSTARENVSVPYVTVTGYVHLESPAPDGVDDIKESLKAAENEDVVPEEADLEVTYVGAPEYRIRVEAPTYKTAEDELEAAAARAADDIESRGGAGEFHRERQLEEEA
- a CDS encoding 30S ribosomal protein S27e — encoded protein: MSGNFFRVQCPDCENEQIVFEKASSTVACAVCGTTLARPTGGKAVLEGEVTETVEAR